The proteins below are encoded in one region of uncultured Eubacteriales bacterium:
- a CDS encoding conserved hypothetical protein (Evidence 4 : Homologs of previously reported genes of unknown function): MDVNNYSNLEQIRLDQGADKCREAFSQLFQREPWRAIGLMNDSAFTFPCLYILLGQIEELHIKRHLNQRNAIAVEIINQIRLPGAAEVNYLASKQDSAQPILKWILETGAVEEIPEDDYEEIMEVAVSVLINTYGDREILPLVAELIFKRNRKGRYIHDLVFALFRIGDPQVLKLIVEHIRSSDAKDAKLAAELLNIDEPGGGEERCEKYLSWLNENEPYLYFTGECFQYASRPTFAAVDLERKGREEGKI; this comes from the coding sequence ATGGATGTGAATAATTACAGCAATTTGGAGCAGATACGGCTCGATCAGGGAGCCGACAAGTGCAGGGAGGCGTTCAGCCAGCTCTTTCAAAGGGAACCATGGCGCGCCATTGGTCTGATGAACGACAGCGCCTTCACCTTTCCCTGCCTGTACATCCTGCTTGGGCAAATTGAAGAGCTGCATATCAAGCGGCACTTAAACCAGCGCAATGCCATCGCCGTAGAGATCATAAACCAAATCAGACTTCCTGGAGCCGCTGAAGTCAATTATCTCGCCTCAAAGCAAGATTCAGCACAACCCATTCTCAAATGGATCCTGGAGACCGGTGCAGTCGAGGAGATCCCCGAGGACGACTATGAGGAGATCATGGAGGTAGCTGTCTCGGTGTTAATAAACACGTATGGGGACAGAGAGATCCTGCCGCTGGTGGCCGAGCTGATTTTTAAGCGTAACAGGAAAGGACGTTATATCCATGACCTGGTATTTGCTTTATTCCGGATCGGTGATCCTCAGGTCTTAAAACTGATTGTCGAGCACATTCGGTCTTCAGACGCAAAAGACGCTAAGCTGGCCGCCGAGCTGCTGAATATAGACGAGCCGGGCGGCGGGGAAGAACGATGTGAGAAATACCTTAGCTGGCTCAACGAGAATGAGCCGTATTTGTATTTCACGGGCGAGTGTTTTCAGTATGCAAGCAGGCCGACCTTTGCCGCCGTTGATCTGGAGCGAAAAGGCCGGGAGGAGGGGAAAATATGA
- the tgl gene encoding Protein-glutamine gamma-glutamyltransferase, translated as MILISGSPLQINDLAGEYAENSVERQVLEQMAGSTATYRYDSLDQLKFELTLRGRIVDAAVALNRSGLNFAAFHKSRCNPDYWERTDNGGFLLKSDVKPSDAIRDIFMNGNLYATECATAMVIVYYGALLEVYSEEVFNRLFSSIYLMDWHELDPLLSEVGTPRQVADILLGDRCYFRNPEVSPLTPELQGENVIVLPNGLFYGHGLGIAPADYFIRVLNANRMEGATQSAYFMENYAARPDFKRLEAAGRVPARQSPAQQPSTQRTSALRWRPFPPPIMR; from the coding sequence ATGATTCTGATATCCGGTTCCCCCCTCCAAATAAATGACCTCGCCGGCGAATACGCTGAAAACAGCGTGGAGCGGCAGGTGTTGGAGCAGATGGCCGGCAGCACCGCGACCTACCGCTACGACTCCCTGGATCAGCTCAAGTTCGAACTCACCCTGCGCGGGAGAATCGTTGACGCTGCAGTGGCGCTCAACCGCAGCGGACTTAACTTTGCCGCATTCCATAAGTCGAGATGCAATCCGGATTATTGGGAGAGAACCGATAACGGCGGGTTTCTTCTCAAAAGCGATGTGAAACCCAGCGACGCGATCAGGGATATCTTTATGAACGGCAACTTATATGCCACGGAATGCGCGACCGCTATGGTCATCGTGTATTACGGTGCTCTTCTGGAGGTCTATTCAGAGGAAGTATTCAACAGGCTGTTTTCCTCGATCTATCTGATGGACTGGCATGAGCTGGACCCGCTGCTCAGCGAGGTGGGCACACCGAGACAGGTGGCGGATATACTCCTGGGGGACCGGTGCTACTTCAGAAACCCAGAGGTAAGCCCGCTGACCCCCGAGCTGCAGGGCGAAAACGTCATCGTCCTGCCGAATGGGCTGTTCTATGGCCATGGCCTGGGCATAGCGCCCGCCGACTACTTCATCCGCGTGCTGAATGCGAATCGGATGGAGGGCGCGACCCAATCGGCCTATTTTATGGAGAATTACGCCGCGCGTCCTGACTTTAAACGCCTGGAGGCGGCAGGCAGAGTCCCCGCCCGGCAGTCCCCAGCCCAACAGCCCTCCACCCAGAGGACCTCCGCCCTGCGCTGGCGCCCCTTCCCGCCGCCGATCATGCGCTAG
- a CDS encoding putative iron-only hydrogenase system regulator (Evidence 3 : Function proposed based on presence of conserved amino acid motif, structural feature or limited homology): protein METRVAILGIIVENPDSVERLNGILHEYAQYIIGRMGIPYPARSVSIISVAVDAPQDVISALSGKVGKLPGITVKTAYSNVGAKHEL from the coding sequence ATGGAAACAAGGGTGGCTATCCTCGGCATCATCGTTGAAAACCCCGATTCGGTAGAACGGCTCAACGGTATACTGCATGAATATGCGCAATACATCATCGGGCGTATGGGTATTCCCTATCCGGCGAGAAGCGTTTCCATCATCAGCGTTGCCGTCGACGCCCCGCAGGATGTCATCAGCGCCCTGTCCGGCAAGGTGGGCAAGCTGCCCGGCATCACAGTGAAGACGGCTTACTCCAACGTAGGTGCGAAGCATGAGCTATGA
- a CDS encoding Iron-only hydrogenase maturation rSAM protein HydE: protein MSYDVKALIDKLERDRTLSRDEYLELLESRSPEGDQYLFERSRAVRHAVYGHDVYMRGLIEFTNYCKNDCYYCGIRKSNRDADRYRLTQEQILECCAAGYELGFRTFVLQGGEDPFYTRDKVVALVRAIKREHPDCALTLSIGEQSRESYQAYFDAGADRYLLRHETANNEHYERLHPGEMSLRNRKECLFTLKAIGYQVGCGFMVGSPCQTNECLADDLLFLKELDPHMVGIGPFIPHSQTPFAQESAGSLELTLFLLGVIRLMLPQALLPATTALGTIHPQGREQGILAGANVVMPNLSPVGVRSKYMLYNNKICTGDEAAECRWCMNSRMEGIGYHLAVSRGDYKAE, encoded by the coding sequence ATGAGCTATGACGTGAAAGCGCTGATCGACAAGCTGGAAAGGGACCGAACGCTCAGCCGGGACGAGTATTTGGAGCTGCTGGAGAGCCGGTCGCCGGAAGGAGACCAATACCTCTTTGAGCGCTCGCGCGCGGTCAGGCACGCGGTATATGGGCATGACGTATATATGCGCGGACTGATCGAGTTTACGAATTACTGTAAAAACGACTGCTACTATTGCGGCATCCGCAAAAGTAACCGCGACGCGGACCGGTACCGGCTGACCCAGGAACAGATTTTGGAGTGCTGCGCCGCCGGCTATGAGCTGGGCTTTCGCACCTTTGTGCTGCAGGGAGGGGAGGACCCCTTCTATACGCGGGACAAGGTCGTGGCCCTCGTACGTGCCATCAAAAGGGAGCATCCCGACTGCGCGCTGACGCTCTCTATCGGAGAGCAGAGCCGCGAGAGCTATCAGGCCTATTTTGACGCGGGGGCGGACCGCTATCTGCTCCGCCACGAGACGGCCAACAACGAGCACTATGAGCGGCTCCACCCCGGGGAGATGTCTCTTCGTAACCGCAAGGAGTGCCTCTTCACCCTCAAGGCGATCGGCTATCAGGTGGGGTGCGGGTTTATGGTGGGCTCGCCCTGCCAGACCAATGAATGCCTTGCGGACGACCTGCTCTTCCTCAAGGAGCTTGACCCCCACATGGTGGGTATCGGCCCCTTTATCCCGCACAGCCAAACGCCCTTTGCACAGGAAAGCGCGGGCAGTCTGGAGCTCACGCTGTTTTTGCTGGGTGTCATCCGGCTCATGCTGCCCCAGGCGCTGCTGCCCGCGACGACCGCACTGGGGACCATCCATCCGCAGGGGAGGGAGCAGGGCATTTTGGCGGGTGCGAACGTGGTGATGCCCAATCTCTCCCCCGTCGGCGTGCGCAGCAAATACATGCTCTATAACAACAAAATCTGTACCGGCGACGAGGCCGCGGAGTGCCGCTGGTGCATGAATAGCCGAATGGAGGGTATCGGCTATCACCTGGCTGTCTCCAGGGGCGACTATAAAGCAGAATAA
- a CDS encoding conserved hypothetical protein (Evidence 4 : Homologs of previously reported genes of unknown function) translates to MYDPRSLQAEEFISHEEVLETLAYAEENKHNEALIDAILTKARQRKGLTHRESAVLLNCDLEEKNREIYALAEQIKKDFYGNRIVMFAPLYLSNYCVNGCVYCPYHLKNQHIARKKLTQEEVALEVTALQDMGHKRLAIEAGEDPVNSPIEYILECINTIYGVKHKNGAIRRVNVNIAATTVENYRKLHDAGIGTYILFQETYHRESYERLHPTGPKHNYAYHTEAMDRAMQGGIDDVGLGVLFGLERYRYEFAALLMHAEHLEAAHGVGPHTISVPRIRRADDIDPSAFDNGIDDDTFAKIIACIRISVPYTGMIVSTRESQACREKVLRLGVSQISGGSRTSVGGYYEPEPEDEKSEQFDVSDRRTLDEVVKWLMELGYIPSFCTACYREGRTGDRFMSLCKSGQIQNCCHPNALMTLKEYLMDYASDRTRTLGEDLIEAEICNIPKEKVRQLVRDNLAHIEHGQRDFRL, encoded by the coding sequence ATGTACGATCCCAGATCCCTGCAGGCGGAAGAGTTTATCTCCCATGAAGAGGTGCTTGAGACCCTTGCCTATGCCGAGGAGAACAAGCATAACGAGGCCCTGATCGACGCCATCCTTACAAAGGCCAGGCAGCGCAAGGGCCTTACCCACAGGGAGAGCGCGGTCTTGCTCAACTGCGATCTCGAGGAAAAGAACCGGGAGATCTATGCCCTGGCGGAGCAGATCAAAAAGGACTTTTACGGCAACCGCATCGTCATGTTTGCCCCTCTGTATTTGTCCAACTACTGTGTCAACGGCTGCGTCTATTGCCCCTACCATCTCAAAAATCAGCATATCGCCAGAAAAAAGCTGACCCAGGAAGAGGTCGCCCTCGAAGTGACTGCGCTGCAGGACATGGGGCATAAACGGCTGGCCATCGAGGCCGGCGAGGATCCTGTGAACAGCCCCATCGAATACATTCTCGAATGTATCAACACAATCTACGGCGTCAAACATAAAAACGGGGCCATCCGCCGGGTCAACGTGAATATCGCGGCCACAACTGTGGAGAATTATCGTAAGCTCCACGACGCCGGGATCGGCACCTATATTCTCTTTCAGGAGACCTATCACAGGGAAAGCTATGAACGGCTCCATCCCACCGGCCCCAAGCATAACTACGCCTACCATACCGAGGCGATGGATCGGGCGATGCAGGGCGGCATCGACGATGTCGGTCTGGGCGTGCTGTTTGGGCTGGAGCGTTACCGCTACGAATTTGCCGCGCTGCTGATGCACGCCGAGCACCTGGAGGCCGCGCATGGCGTCGGCCCCCACACGATCAGCGTGCCCAGGATCCGCCGTGCCGACGATATCGACCCCAGCGCCTTCGACAACGGCATTGACGACGACACCTTTGCCAAGATCATTGCCTGCATCCGGATATCGGTCCCCTATACGGGCATGATCGTCTCCACCCGGGAGAGTCAGGCCTGCCGGGAAAAGGTGCTTCGCCTGGGCGTTTCCCAGATCAGCGGCGGGTCCCGCACCAGCGTGGGCGGATACTACGAACCCGAGCCGGAGGATGAAAAATCCGAGCAGTTCGACGTCAGCGACAGGAGGACCCTGGACGAAGTCGTGAAGTGGCTGATGGAGCTTGGGTATATCCCCAGTTTTTGCACCGCCTGCTACCGCGAGGGCAGGACGGGGGACCGGTTTATGAGCCTGTGCAAGAGCGGGCAGATTCAAAACTGCTGCCATCCCAACGCGCTGATGACGCTGAAGGAATACCTGATGGACTACGCCTCTGACCGAACGAGAACCCTTGGTGAGGACCTGATCGAGGCAGAGATATGCAATATCCCAAAGGAAAAAGTGCGCCAGCTGGTCCGCGATAACCTCGCGCACATTGAGCATGGGCAGAGAGACTTCAGACTGTAG
- a CDS encoding Hydrogenase maturation GTPase HydF, with protein sequence MGLNDTPSANRVHIGIFGRRNAGKSSVINAITGQDFAIVSDVKGTTTDPVYKAMELLPMGPVMLIDTPGIDDEGELGALRVKKARQVLNKTDVAVVVLDAASGQTKEDMGLIRLIEEKNIPYVLVYNKSDLLREEKPARENEIYISAKEKVHIEALKEKIASLAAAEGPEHRIVGDLIAPSDFVVLVTPIDTAAPKGRLILPQQQTIRDVLDSGAVAIVVKETELRETLESLGRKPSLVITDSQVFEKVSAIVPKEIPLTSFSILFARYKGLLDAAVKGAAALDKLKDGDNVLICEGCTHHRQCDDIGTVKLPRWIKNYTGKQLEFSFVSGTEFPDDVKKYQLIIHCGGCMLNEREVKYRQKCAVDQQVPITNYGIAIAAMQGILRRSVAMFPHLMAES encoded by the coding sequence ATGGGACTGAATGATACGCCCAGCGCCAACCGGGTGCATATCGGGATTTTTGGAAGGCGCAATGCAGGCAAGTCCAGTGTGATCAACGCAATCACCGGACAGGATTTTGCCATCGTGTCCGACGTGAAGGGTACCACCACCGACCCGGTCTATAAGGCCATGGAGCTGCTGCCCATGGGGCCCGTCATGCTCATCGACACCCCCGGCATCGACGATGAAGGAGAGCTGGGCGCCCTGCGGGTCAAAAAAGCCAGACAGGTGCTCAATAAGACGGACGTCGCCGTTGTGGTTCTGGACGCCGCATCGGGGCAAACTAAGGAGGATATGGGCCTCATCCGTTTGATCGAGGAGAAAAATATTCCCTATGTTTTGGTCTATAATAAAAGCGACCTGCTGCGGGAGGAAAAGCCCGCTAGGGAAAACGAAATTTATATCAGCGCGAAAGAGAAGGTTCATATTGAGGCGCTGAAGGAGAAGATCGCCTCCCTTGCGGCGGCTGAGGGGCCGGAGCACAGAATCGTCGGCGACCTCATCGCTCCGTCGGATTTTGTGGTGCTCGTGACCCCCATAGACACTGCGGCGCCGAAGGGAAGACTGATTCTGCCCCAGCAGCAGACCATCCGGGATGTTCTCGATTCAGGGGCAGTCGCCATTGTCGTAAAGGAGACCGAGCTGCGGGAGACGCTGGAGAGCCTGGGGCGAAAGCCCAGCCTGGTGATCACCGACAGCCAGGTGTTTGAAAAGGTTTCCGCCATTGTGCCTAAGGAAATCCCGCTCACGTCCTTCTCCATCCTCTTTGCGCGCTATAAGGGGCTGCTGGACGCCGCGGTGAAGGGAGCCGCGGCTTTGGATAAGCTCAAGGACGGGGATAATGTCCTGATCTGCGAGGGGTGCACGCACCACCGGCAGTGCGACGACATCGGGACGGTAAAGCTGCCCAGGTGGATCAAAAACTATACGGGCAAGCAGCTGGAGTTTTCGTTCGTATCGGGAACGGAATTCCCTGACGATGTAAAAAAGTATCAGTTGATTATCCACTGCGGAGGCTGTATGCTAAATGAGAGAGAGGTGAAGTATCGGCAGAAATGCGCGGTTGACCAACAGGTGCCGATCACAAACTATGGCATCGCCATCGCGGCGATGCAGGGGATACTTCGGCGTAGCGTCGCTATGTTCCCTCACCTCATGGCTGAGTCGTAG
- a CDS encoding membrane hypothetical protein (Evidence 5 : No homology to any previously reported sequences): MSTILNNMEWVRKEAAHWVADGIITPEQQELIERRYPVSREGNPLLLFFAILGSLLIGVGIVLIFATNWWRIPIAFKIALAFLPLLAAQLLCLYIFLRKYQSIPFREGGAIFLCLAIFAATALIGQVFHTSSSLEAYVLICILFSLPGVYFFRAKAAMAIYVAGAVFAGWSWPVWVPIVLAGLALPFFWMELADTSHRSVRNYLLFLLSALVAGAVAQSMRHGVNGVEVAMACGLALLLIDALLRRFGGDYFFSAAKLFAILCITATLLITSIDFSYRDSMSRVGILVIVGITAVYAAVRYTGKWKLFSSDLFAAAALVLVLALPAGGVVANLLVMALGVYYIVQGSRTLALVKLNYGMALIILLIAIRFFDSQLDMLARGIVAILLGGALLGINVHISRKRRGESE; this comes from the coding sequence ATGAGTACAATCTTGAATAATATGGAATGGGTGCGAAAGGAAGCTGCTCATTGGGTTGCGGATGGAATCATCACGCCGGAGCAGCAGGAGCTGATTGAACGGAGGTATCCTGTCAGCAGGGAGGGGAATCCGCTTCTCTTGTTTTTTGCCATCCTCGGTTCTCTGCTGATCGGGGTGGGTATCGTCCTGATCTTTGCCACAAACTGGTGGAGGATTCCCATTGCATTTAAGATTGCACTGGCCTTCCTGCCCCTCCTCGCGGCACAGCTCCTCTGCCTTTATATCTTTCTGAGAAAATATCAATCCATCCCGTTCAGGGAGGGGGGCGCGATCTTTTTATGCCTCGCCATTTTTGCGGCGACGGCGCTGATCGGGCAGGTATTTCATACCTCGAGCAGCCTTGAAGCATATGTGCTGATATGCATCCTTTTCTCCCTCCCGGGCGTGTACTTCTTCCGTGCGAAGGCGGCCATGGCAATTTATGTTGCCGGGGCAGTCTTTGCCGGCTGGTCCTGGCCGGTGTGGGTGCCCATCGTGCTGGCGGGTCTTGCTTTGCCCTTCTTCTGGATGGAGCTGGCGGATACCTCCCATAGGAGCGTGAGGAACTATCTCCTGTTCCTGCTCTCCGCCCTGGTGGCGGGCGCGGTGGCGCAATCCATGCGCCATGGGGTAAATGGGGTTGAGGTGGCGATGGCCTGCGGTCTTGCTCTGCTGCTCATAGACGCTCTGCTGCGCAGATTTGGCGGCGACTATTTCTTCAGCGCCGCAAAGCTTTTTGCAATTTTGTGCATTACGGCGACGTTGCTCATTACGTCGATCGACTTCTCCTATCGGGATTCCATGAGCAGAGTGGGAATTCTCGTCATTGTGGGCATCACGGCAGTCTATGCCGCCGTACGCTATACAGGGAAGTGGAAGCTCTTCTCGTCCGACCTCTTTGCCGCGGCCGCCCTGGTGCTGGTACTGGCTTTGCCGGCGGGGGGCGTGGTGGCAAATCTGCTCGTCATGGCGCTGGGTGTCTACTATATCGTTCAGGGCAGCCGGACGCTTGCCCTGGTCAAGCTGAATTATGGCATGGCGCTTATAATCCTGCTGATCGCGATCCGCTTTTTCGATTCCCAGCTGGATATGCTCGCCAGGGGAATCGTGGCCATCTTGCTTGGGGGCGCACTTCTTGGGATTAACGTGCATATCTCCCGCAAAAGAAGGGGGGAGTCAGAATGA
- a CDS encoding conserved hypothetical protein (Evidence 4 : Homologs of previously reported genes of unknown function) — MKKRTLYLLIGVFLLQLAVPGYFVYRHYDTLRTGESYKFQVRPYDPYDPFRGRYVALTSTLDLAGREEEYALLEKDPDGYAVITGWQEEKPEDGQYVRNLRLDRYYMNEKMAPEAERIQRNLDLEKDVLYLVVKVKRGDYVIQGLYINDIPIEEYIMSAASSQGR, encoded by the coding sequence ATGAAAAAGCGCACGCTCTATCTTCTGATTGGTGTTTTCCTCCTGCAGCTTGCCGTTCCTGGGTACTTCGTTTACCGTCACTATGACACGCTGCGTACCGGGGAGAGCTATAAGTTTCAGGTGAGGCCTTACGACCCCTACGACCCGTTCCGGGGGCGCTATGTAGCCCTGACGTCGACCCTTGATCTTGCCGGCAGGGAGGAAGAGTACGCCCTGCTGGAGAAGGATCCTGACGGATACGCCGTGATTACCGGGTGGCAGGAAGAGAAGCCGGAGGACGGGCAGTACGTCAGGAATCTGCGGCTTGACCGCTACTATATGAACGAAAAAATGGCGCCCGAGGCTGAGCGTATCCAGAGAAATCTCGACCTGGAGAAAGACGTGCTCTATCTTGTGGTGAAGGTGAAGCGCGGCGATTATGTGATTCAGGGGCTCTATATCAACGACATCCCCATTGAGGAGTATATCATGAGCGCGGCTTCCAGCCAGGGGCGCTGA
- a CDS encoding hypothetical protein (Evidence 5 : No homology to any previously reported sequences) produces the protein MKERRLGSRAKSIDQSFKQAERKNELKDQNPNQGHNAKKVSLGPNTDR, from the coding sequence ATGAAAGAACGCCGCTTAGGCTCCCGCGCAAAATCTATTGACCAATCTTTTAAACAGGCAGAGAGAAAGAACGAACTGAAGGATCAAAACCCGAATCAGGGACACAACGCCAAGAAAGTATCGCTCGGGCCGAACACAGACCGATAA
- a CDS encoding hypothetical protein (Evidence 5 : No homology to any previously reported sequences) → MTVFTCLLPHCPPSQTLAFAHSGQRILGGTLAHAGCELSGETEREVRPKGYPHFKKVKKAAKSYDLAAFLWT, encoded by the coding sequence TTGACCGTGTTTACCTGCTTATTACCCCACTGCCCGCCGTCCCAAACCTTGGCGTTTGCTCATTCGGGTCAAAGGATTCTCGGCGGCACTTTGGCCCATGCGGGATGTGAACTGTCTGGGGAAACCGAGCGGGAGGTCAGGCCAAAGGGCTATCCGCATTTTAAAAAGGTCAAGAAAGCCGCTAAATCTTATGATTTAGCGGCTTTCTTATGGACCTGA
- a CDS encoding conserved hypothetical protein (Evidence 4 : Homologs of previously reported genes of unknown function), whose protein sequence is MSLTIKDIAREAGVSVATVSKVLNNKLYVAPATKEKIVETMQRLNYAPNASAANLARRSSKAILYADSFYKGLPYQNPHMFDIICGVSHELSRKGYRLSLLNLDADARNPEEIFEEAILSHVADGIIIGGQFVTPLVEKLMLRYDFPQICIGAPSFDTVLSWIDTNHTLSSNIAVEHLVSRGCKRLAFMGGREGDKIFMDRLRGFQIAMAKNGLEVRKECVIYNAPDVEAIYQSALRLLELPEPPDGIICTNSLMAVGTVRAINAKGLAIPDQVSLIAFDDYPFSPMILPAPTVIDIDLYSLGTHAGNSLLKKIRNPAMLIQSYTALPRLVQRQTTRA, encoded by the coding sequence ATGTCTCTTACTATTAAGGACATCGCCCGGGAAGCGGGCGTCTCGGTTGCCACGGTGAGCAAGGTGCTGAATAACAAGCTGTATGTGGCTCCCGCCACCAAAGAAAAGATCGTTGAGACCATGCAGCGGCTCAACTACGCCCCCAATGCCTCCGCCGCCAATCTGGCGCGGAGATCCAGCAAAGCCATCCTCTACGCCGACAGTTTCTACAAGGGGCTCCCCTATCAAAATCCCCATATGTTCGACATCATCTGCGGCGTCAGCCACGAGCTCAGCCGCAAGGGCTACCGGCTCTCTCTCCTGAACCTGGACGCCGACGCGAGGAACCCGGAGGAGATCTTTGAGGAGGCCATTTTGAGCCATGTGGCCGACGGCATCATTATTGGCGGCCAGTTTGTCACGCCCCTGGTAGAAAAACTGATGCTGCGGTACGACTTCCCGCAGATTTGCATTGGCGCGCCCAGCTTTGATACCGTCCTCTCATGGATCGACACCAACCACACCCTCTCCTCCAACATCGCCGTGGAGCACTTGGTCTCACGGGGCTGCAAGAGACTCGCCTTTATGGGCGGGCGCGAGGGGGACAAGATCTTTATGGACCGGCTCCGGGGGTTCCAGATCGCCATGGCGAAAAACGGCCTGGAGGTCAGGAAAGAGTGCGTGATCTACAACGCCCCCGATGTGGAGGCGATCTATCAGTCTGCGCTCAGGCTGCTGGAGCTCCCCGAGCCACCCGACGGCATCATCTGCACCAACAGCCTCATGGCCGTGGGTACCGTGCGGGCCATCAACGCAAAAGGGCTTGCCATCCCAGACCAAGTCTCCCTGATCGCCTTTGACGACTATCCTTTCTCCCCAATGATTCTGCCCGCTCCCACGGTCATCGACATCGACCTCTACAGCCTCGGTACCCACGCCGGTAATTCTCTCCTGAAGAAAATCAGAAACCCCGCAATGCTCATCCAGTCCTACACCGCCCTCCCCCGGCTCGTCCAGCGGCAGACGACACGGGCTTGA
- a CDS encoding ABC-type maltodextrin transport system, maltodextrin-binding periplasmic component, whose product MKKRLASLLAMLLCFNALAGCAPTTAPGDSQSPAAAPSASAFAPKEPVTITIWHSADATIADTLQKQVDSLAPDVVVKFERKENMAEALKLVGNDPNSAPDMYFWAHDKVGVFAQMGVLAPITDILSQDDLKDFIPMTLEAGTYKGEMYQLPVYYEALLFMYNKALIDTPPATTDELLAKMEAETTADQYVFVEQHSSSYNAAPWIQGFGGYIINSDKQPGLDLPETVAAMEYHKQFVPFMPADGEYNTVTTLFTEGKSQCTIGGPWLVPSLKAANIDLGIAPMPTLPNGSPLMPFSGVQGVHVLKHAAESKKDAVAATLRALARPETGIALANTANCAPANSKAYDDAAVAGNEMIMALKEMAASVVPMPNVPEMDVMWAVTDGLLASVNKSGGDPAGECAKYQKDALEQIAAMQ is encoded by the coding sequence ATGAAAAAGAGATTGGCGTCCCTGCTTGCAATGCTCCTCTGTTTCAATGCGCTCGCTGGGTGTGCGCCCACGACCGCTCCCGGCGATTCCCAGTCCCCCGCAGCTGCCCCCAGCGCAAGCGCGTTCGCTCCCAAGGAGCCCGTGACCATCACCATCTGGCACTCGGCAGACGCCACCATCGCCGACACCCTGCAGAAACAGGTGGACAGCCTCGCTCCCGACGTGGTGGTGAAGTTCGAGCGCAAGGAGAACATGGCCGAGGCCCTGAAGCTGGTGGGGAATGACCCCAACAGCGCCCCTGACATGTACTTCTGGGCCCACGACAAGGTGGGCGTCTTCGCCCAGATGGGGGTGCTCGCCCCCATCACGGACATACTTAGCCAGGACGACCTGAAGGACTTTATCCCCATGACCCTGGAGGCAGGCACCTATAAGGGGGAGATGTATCAGCTCCCTGTCTATTATGAGGCACTGCTCTTTATGTACAATAAGGCCCTCATTGATACGCCCCCCGCCACCACCGACGAGCTCCTCGCCAAAATGGAGGCTGAGACTACCGCCGACCAGTATGTCTTTGTGGAGCAGCACTCCTCCTCCTATAACGCGGCGCCCTGGATCCAGGGCTTTGGCGGCTACATCATCAACTCCGACAAGCAGCCCGGTCTGGACCTGCCTGAGACCGTGGCGGCGATGGAGTACCACAAGCAGTTCGTGCCCTTTATGCCCGCCGACGGCGAGTACAACACTGTGACCACCCTCTTCACAGAGGGGAAGTCCCAGTGTACCATTGGGGGTCCCTGGCTGGTGCCCAGCCTGAAGGCCGCCAACATCGACCTGGGCATCGCGCCTATGCCCACGCTGCCCAATGGCTCACCGCTCATGCCCTTCTCCGGCGTACAGGGCGTCCATGTCCTCAAGCACGCCGCCGAGAGCAAGAAGGACGCTGTCGCCGCCACCCTCCGTGCCCTCGCTAGGCCCGAGACCGGTATTGCCCTTGCAAACACGGCCAACTGTGCTCCCGCCAACAGCAAGGCTTATGACGACGCGGCGGTGGCAGGCAACGAGATGATCATGGCGCTGAAGGAAATGGCCGCCAGCGTGGTGCCCATGCCCAACGTGCCTGAGATGGACGTGATGTGGGCGGTCACCGACGGCCTGCTGGCCTCCGTCAACAAGAGCGGCGGCGACCCGGCAGGCGAGTGCGCCAAGTACCAGAAGGACGCGCTGGAGCAGATCGCGGCCATGCAGTGA